A DNA window from Corynebacterium ciconiae DSM 44920 contains the following coding sequences:
- a CDS encoding acetoin utilization protein AcuC translates to MSRPVLLHSDTLLSYSFGPDHPMGPDRVRLALELADYLGIMELFDICVPLPQHRAQVRRIHDPDYLEALGQLVPHPRYGWGTEDNPLAAGIHEVALDIAAASTTAAQLVWEGQCTRAVNIAGGLHHAQRNGISGFCMLNDAASAIDWLLEHGAQRVAYLDVDAHHGDGVEQMFWDDPRVLTISVHESGLYLFPGTGFAGDIGGPQALGTAVNVALEKNISDQEWLRAVHGIIPPLLQRFRPQIIISQHGADPHRADPLTHMELSVNAMEMTARSVRRWADRYAQGRWVALGGGGYQRDSVARTWASLLAAVAGVVIDMATPMPAGWDSVVHRHGVVPTSTTLGDSWADLSGIDPTEVIGGQRCQAMVATSKAVFPYWGIAAYHG, encoded by the coding sequence ATGTCTCGCCCCGTGTTACTGCATTCCGACACCCTGCTGAGCTATAGCTTTGGGCCCGATCACCCCATGGGCCCCGATCGGGTGCGGCTCGCGCTGGAGTTGGCGGACTATCTGGGGATTATGGAGCTCTTCGATATCTGTGTTCCTTTACCTCAGCACCGCGCCCAGGTGCGGCGTATCCACGATCCTGATTATCTCGAAGCGCTCGGTCAGCTGGTACCCCATCCTCGCTATGGGTGGGGTACGGAAGACAATCCTCTCGCCGCTGGGATACACGAGGTGGCGCTCGATATCGCTGCCGCTTCCACCACGGCGGCGCAGCTGGTGTGGGAGGGCCAGTGCACACGGGCGGTTAATATCGCCGGCGGATTGCACCACGCCCAGCGCAATGGAATCTCTGGGTTTTGCATGCTCAACGACGCCGCCTCGGCCATAGATTGGCTCTTGGAGCATGGCGCCCAGCGGGTGGCCTATCTGGATGTCGATGCCCACCACGGCGATGGGGTGGAGCAGATGTTCTGGGATGATCCGCGGGTGCTCACGATCTCGGTGCACGAGTCTGGGCTGTATCTCTTTCCCGGTACGGGCTTCGCCGGAGATATCGGCGGGCCCCAGGCGCTGGGCACTGCGGTGAACGTGGCGCTGGAGAAGAACATCTCGGATCAGGAATGGTTGCGGGCGGTGCACGGCATCATTCCGCCGCTGTTGCAGCGCTTTCGCCCGCAGATCATCATCTCCCAGCACGGGGCCGATCCGCACCGCGCTGATCCACTCACCCACATGGAGTTATCCGTTAACGCCATGGAGATGACCGCTCGGTCAGTACGCCGCTGGGCTGATCGATACGCCCAAGGACGCTGGGTGGCCTTGGGCGGTGGAGGCTATCAGCGGGACTCGGTGGCACGAACTTGGGCGTCGCTCCTGGCCGCTGTTGCCGGGGTGGTCATCGATATGGCCACCCCCATGCCCGCCGGTTGGGATAGCGTGGTGCACCGCCACGGGGTGGTACCCACCTCCACCACGCTCGGCGATAGCTGGGCCGATCTTTCTGGGATAGACCCCACCGAGGTGATTGGCGGGCAGCGCTGCCAGGCGATGGTGGCCACCTCGAAAGCGGTGTTTCCCTATTGGGGCATCGCCGCCTACCACGGCTAG
- a CDS encoding GNAT family N-acetyltransferase, which yields MSPTSETTAQPPLNGENTAAWEADVILYDGQVATVRAVRDSDRELLVEFYRRVSDASKYLRFFSAHPELSESDLDSWVHVDHHDTVTLVLIVREQIIATAHYGVVEQLLPQRVADVSFLVQDGAQGKGAANILLEHLAQIGRENKVQRFFAEMLTQNRAMVHVFRRAGYEVRPELEDGFITVDFHIDPTERSREVMLQREHKSEAAAISRLLRPRSVAVVGDTARMQAFISRIFSSNFRGDVHVSTGNLHDPDPVGAQPQPSAARLLSAIPGPIDLVVAHYEPESFDALLATAATKEVTGIVVLARGENPSLSTDEARHVVSTARARGIRALGPASLGLINTDPEVSLNATPAPLPQHGPVGLFTQSAGVATLALSRAVELNIGVSSFIASGAFADVTGNDVIQYWSADAATSIALLSLDAIGNPRKFFRLLRRFAVDKHVVVFTPSRALRSALPSADSPEALAGTVDVPAAALNEVIRSTGAMVVSRRDTMFDIARILSSQPAPTGRRVTVISNSAGLCEQMKQSAARFGLEARHVTVSGDPVAGLVEASAHALEEGCDAVLCAPVEISEPIIAPVLPQLDAVAAGEPRVPLLAAVVGCHESLPQQTDSPATEGVPLFRNYADALEALGVIVDAADIKARQHYEQPDTACTDRARAAAVVDRALAELPEGGEISDADCAELLSCYGIELVRWEAVRTVDEAHSAAEGFGWNVVLKATASQVRGRPELNTTHRAINDRGALVRAWAALGQMGVELGLAESAEEAVEALRPVVQPTVATGTAVSVRASESPVVGPMVSVGLTSAAAVLNKDRSWRTPPLGEPDAQAMISQLSTAELLTGYRGTVAADVSALTRIIVQLAQLKDDLVSVADIELTPVIASPQAAAVVGARVVVQPHSAYRDPLVRAM from the coding sequence ATGAGCCCTACCAGCGAAACCACAGCCCAGCCGCCCCTGAACGGTGAGAACACCGCCGCATGGGAGGCGGATGTGATCCTCTACGACGGCCAGGTGGCCACCGTGCGTGCTGTGCGCGATAGCGACCGAGAGCTGTTGGTGGAGTTTTATCGGAGGGTCTCGGATGCCTCCAAGTATCTGCGGTTCTTCAGCGCCCACCCAGAGCTCAGCGAGAGCGATCTGGACTCGTGGGTGCACGTGGATCATCACGACACCGTCACCCTCGTACTCATCGTGCGTGAGCAGATCATCGCCACCGCCCACTATGGCGTGGTGGAGCAGCTCCTGCCGCAGCGAGTGGCGGATGTGTCTTTTTTGGTTCAAGACGGCGCCCAGGGCAAAGGCGCGGCCAATATCCTGTTGGAGCATCTTGCCCAGATCGGGCGAGAGAATAAGGTGCAGCGCTTCTTTGCCGAGATGCTCACCCAGAATCGCGCGATGGTGCACGTGTTTCGACGCGCCGGCTACGAGGTGCGGCCTGAACTGGAGGACGGTTTTATCACCGTCGATTTTCATATCGATCCCACCGAGCGCTCCCGGGAAGTGATGCTGCAGCGGGAGCATAAGTCGGAAGCCGCCGCTATATCGCGATTGCTGCGTCCGCGCTCGGTGGCGGTGGTGGGCGATACCGCTAGGATGCAGGCGTTTATCAGCCGCATCTTTTCCTCGAACTTCCGCGGCGATGTGCATGTGAGCACCGGCAATCTCCACGATCCTGATCCTGTAGGTGCCCAACCTCAGCCCTCGGCCGCAAGGCTTCTTTCAGCCATCCCCGGCCCTATCGATCTGGTGGTGGCACACTATGAGCCTGAAAGTTTCGACGCGCTCTTGGCCACTGCCGCCACCAAGGAGGTCACGGGCATTGTGGTACTTGCCCGCGGAGAAAATCCCTCGCTAAGCACCGATGAAGCCCGACACGTGGTGAGTACCGCGCGTGCCCGCGGCATCCGCGCCCTCGGGCCGGCGTCGCTAGGACTAATCAATACTGACCCCGAGGTAAGCCTCAACGCCACTCCCGCCCCGCTGCCCCAGCACGGCCCAGTGGGTCTTTTCACCCAATCCGCTGGGGTGGCCACGCTCGCTCTGTCGCGGGCGGTGGAACTCAACATCGGCGTGAGTTCCTTCATCGCCTCTGGGGCTTTTGCGGATGTCACCGGCAATGACGTGATCCAATACTGGAGCGCCGATGCCGCCACCTCGATCGCACTGCTTAGCCTCGATGCCATCGGTAACCCCCGCAAATTCTTCCGGCTGCTTCGCCGCTTCGCCGTGGACAAGCACGTGGTGGTCTTCACCCCCTCGCGGGCGCTGCGCTCGGCTTTACCCAGTGCGGACAGCCCTGAGGCCCTGGCTGGCACTGTAGATGTTCCAGCCGCCGCCTTGAACGAGGTGATTCGCAGCACTGGGGCGATGGTGGTGTCTCGGCGCGACACGATGTTCGATATTGCTCGTATTCTGTCCAGCCAGCCGGCCCCCACCGGCCGCCGAGTCACGGTGATTTCCAATTCCGCGGGCCTGTGCGAGCAGATGAAGCAATCCGCCGCCCGTTTCGGGCTTGAGGCACGCCACGTGACGGTGAGCGGCGATCCGGTGGCGGGGCTGGTGGAGGCTAGCGCTCACGCGCTTGAGGAGGGCTGCGATGCGGTACTTTGTGCCCCCGTGGAGATCAGCGAGCCGATCATCGCGCCGGTGCTACCGCAGCTCGATGCGGTGGCCGCTGGGGAGCCGCGGGTACCGCTGCTAGCCGCAGTGGTGGGCTGCCACGAGTCGCTGCCGCAGCAGACCGACAGCCCCGCCACCGAAGGGGTGCCGCTGTTTCGTAACTACGCCGACGCCCTCGAGGCGCTCGGGGTGATTGTGGATGCCGCGGACATCAAGGCCCGGCAGCACTACGAGCAGCCTGATACGGCGTGCACCGATCGCGCCCGAGCTGCCGCGGTGGTTGATCGCGCGCTGGCCGAGCTGCCCGAGGGCGGGGAAATCAGCGATGCGGACTGCGCGGAGTTGTTGTCATGCTATGGCATCGAGCTGGTGCGCTGGGAGGCGGTGCGTACCGTAGATGAGGCACACTCGGCTGCGGAGGGCTTCGGCTGGAATGTGGTGCTCAAGGCCACCGCCTCGCAGGTGCGCGGACGCCCCGAGTTGAACACCACCCATCGCGCGATCAACGATCGTGGCGCTTTGGTTCGCGCTTGGGCCGCGCTCGGCCAGATGGGAGTGGAGCTGGGGTTGGCCGAGAGCGCCGAGGAGGCGGTAGAAGCACTGCGCCCGGTGGTGCAGCCGACGGTGGCCACCGGTACAGCGGTGAGTGTGCGCGCAAGCGAAAGCCCCGTGGTGGGGCCGATGGTCTCAGTGGGTCTGACCTCCGCCGCAGCCGTGTTAAACAAGGATCGCAGTTGGCGCACCCCGCCGCTGGGCGAGCCGGATGCGCAGGCGATGATCTCGCAGCTTTCCACCGCGGAGCTACTGACGGGCTATCGCGGCACGGTCGCCGCCGATGTCTCGGCTCTCACCCGCATTATCGTGCAGCTCGCGCAGCTCAAAGATGATCTGGTGAGCGTGGCAGACATCGAGCTCACCCCGGTGATCGCCAGCCCCCAGGCCGCCGCAGTGGTGGGCGCGCGGGTGGTGGTGCAGCCACATTCTGCCTACCGTGATCCTCTGGTTCGAGCGATGTGA
- a CDS encoding 3'-5' exonuclease: protein MSAASDHWAESTEVEFAVIDLETTGLGASDRVVEIGVVISDAQGHLLQEWDSLIQPARPIPTTPIHGISEADVIDAPRFDEVAAEVAALLHGRVLVAHNAPFDLYFLQREYAALGVEFQPHSGQYLDTCVLGPAAYPTSPSRSLHSLLKVAGITNSAAHTALADARATAELLAACMQRVTLSHEGEGVDCTPALGPQLKALARPRYPRRRR from the coding sequence ATGTCCGCCGCCAGTGACCACTGGGCCGAAAGCACCGAGGTGGAGTTCGCGGTGATTGATCTCGAGACCACGGGACTGGGCGCGAGTGACCGCGTCGTGGAGATCGGGGTGGTCATCAGCGATGCACAGGGACATCTGCTGCAGGAGTGGGACAGTCTGATACAGCCGGCTCGGCCCATTCCCACCACGCCCATTCACGGCATTAGCGAGGCCGACGTGATCGATGCTCCACGCTTTGACGAGGTGGCTGCAGAGGTGGCGGCGCTGCTACACGGGAGGGTCCTTGTTGCCCACAATGCTCCTTTTGATCTGTACTTTCTCCAGCGCGAGTACGCGGCTTTGGGTGTGGAATTTCAGCCCCACAGCGGGCAATACCTGGATACGTGCGTGCTGGGCCCGGCCGCCTATCCGACCTCGCCCTCGCGGAGCCTCCACAGCCTGCTGAAGGTTGCAGGCATCACTAACTCGGCCGCCCACACCGCCCTAGCCGATGCGCGCGCCACCGCCGAGCTGCTCGCCGCCTGCATGCAGCGCGTCACGCTTAGCCATGAGGGTGAAGGCGTCGACTGCACCCCGGCCCTGGGCCCACAACTGAAGGCCTTGGCCCGGCCGCGCTATCCTCGCCGGCGGCGCTAG
- the rplJ gene encoding 50S ribosomal protein L10, translated as MANPKNASDLAELKARFENADSIFVSEYRGLSVAQMTELRRSLGEDVQYSVAKNTLMKLALKEAGVEGLDDVFTGPTAVAFVKGEAVDAAKAMKKFGEDNKAFVIKGGFMDGDALNAEQVAAIADLDNREVTLAKLAGAMKGSLAKAAGLFNAPASQVARLAVALQEKKED; from the coding sequence ATGGCTAACCCGAAGAACGCATCGGATCTTGCGGAGCTCAAGGCACGCTTTGAGAACGCAGACTCCATTTTTGTCAGCGAGTACCGCGGCCTGTCCGTGGCTCAGATGACTGAACTGCGTCGTTCGCTCGGCGAGGATGTCCAGTACTCCGTCGCCAAGAACACCCTGATGAAGCTGGCTCTCAAGGAAGCCGGCGTCGAGGGCCTCGACGATGTTTTCACCGGACCCACCGCCGTTGCCTTCGTAAAGGGCGAGGCAGTTGACGCTGCCAAGGCGATGAAGAAGTTCGGCGAAGACAACAAGGCTTTCGTCATCAAGGGTGGCTTCATGGACGGTGACGCGCTCAACGCTGAGCAGGTTGCCGCTATCGCTGACCTGGACAACCGCGAGGTCACCCTCGCGAAGCTGGCCGGCGCCATGAAGGGCAGCTTGGCAAAGGCCGCTGGCCTGTTCAACGCTCCCGCTTCTCAGGTGGCTCGACTCGCTGTCGCGCTGCAGGAGAAGAAGGAAGACTAA
- the rplL gene encoding 50S ribosomal protein L7/L12, giving the protein MAKLTKDELIEAFKEMTLIELSEFVKEFEEVFDVTAAAPVAAVAAAPGEAAPAAEEKDEFDVVLEDAGAKKIGVIKAVREIVSGLGLKEAKELVESAPKAIIEGANKDDAEAAKTKLEEAGAKVSLK; this is encoded by the coding sequence ATGGCTAAGCTCACCAAGGACGAGCTCATTGAAGCTTTCAAGGAAATGACCCTCATCGAGCTCTCCGAGTTCGTGAAGGAGTTCGAAGAGGTCTTCGACGTGACCGCTGCTGCTCCGGTTGCTGCCGTTGCTGCTGCTCCGGGCGAGGCCGCTCCGGCCGCTGAGGAGAAGGACGAGTTCGACGTCGTTCTCGAGGACGCTGGCGCCAAGAAGATCGGTGTTATTAAGGCTGTCCGCGAGATCGTCTCCGGCCTGGGCCTGAAGGAAGCCAAGGAGCTCGTTGAGTCCGCTCCGAAGGCCATCATCGAGGGCGCTAACAAGGACGACGCTGAGGCTGCCAAGACCAAGCTCGAGGAAGCTGGCGCTAAGGTCTCCCTCAAGTAA
- a CDS encoding poly(ethylene terephthalate) hydrolase family protein — MSLVSRRRTAAVALLSTTALLLPQHAMADPALPPAPEVSSSAAHLPDLPHDIAPPFVPDQLRDAGLTGLRLTAPYNEAPGAIRSTFGERGPHEVASTAVARHCTDAFYVFYNTALRYQNGVNSEPPCYGTWPSGPESPIGSQLVYPADITSSDPAPLIVLSPGIVAEPGMLSRQAELYASHGYVVAIGYTWVNWFGHQVELAATAAIDANTTPGPLQGKIDTSRTILVGHSAGGGSVMRVAESLGPSMHAVGDENFTVRGVVGANPGPADFGLASEPTTKPALVLFAEHETLVAHPLSEMLYNNARGPKWRATVNNAFHGTFVDAPERSVYAGLVLSFSEYVLTNSQRTRAIYNGEGLAQDSELHNVQRANVG, encoded by the coding sequence ATGTCTCTGGTATCACGCCGCCGCACCGCAGCGGTAGCACTCCTCTCCACCACCGCCCTGCTGCTGCCGCAGCACGCTATGGCCGACCCGGCGCTGCCGCCCGCCCCCGAGGTGAGCTCCTCCGCTGCGCACCTGCCGGATCTGCCCCACGACATCGCCCCGCCCTTCGTGCCCGATCAGCTGCGCGATGCTGGACTCACCGGACTGCGACTGACGGCCCCCTATAACGAGGCACCGGGTGCCATCCGCTCCACTTTCGGCGAGCGCGGCCCCCACGAGGTGGCCTCCACCGCGGTGGCACGCCACTGCACCGATGCTTTCTACGTGTTCTACAACACCGCCCTGCGCTACCAGAATGGCGTGAACTCGGAGCCGCCGTGCTACGGCACCTGGCCCTCGGGGCCGGAGTCCCCGATCGGCTCGCAGCTGGTCTACCCGGCAGATATCACCTCCTCCGACCCGGCCCCGCTGATCGTGCTGTCTCCAGGCATCGTGGCCGAGCCCGGCATGCTCTCCAGGCAAGCGGAGCTGTATGCCAGCCACGGCTATGTGGTGGCCATCGGCTACACCTGGGTGAACTGGTTTGGCCACCAGGTGGAGTTGGCCGCCACCGCTGCGATCGACGCCAACACCACGCCCGGCCCGCTACAGGGCAAGATTGACACCTCCCGCACGATCCTGGTGGGTCACTCGGCCGGCGGCGGTTCCGTGATGCGCGTGGCTGAGAGCCTCGGCCCCTCCATGCACGCGGTAGGCGATGAAAACTTCACCGTTCGGGGCGTGGTCGGCGCGAACCCTGGCCCCGCCGATTTCGGTCTCGCCTCCGAGCCCACCACCAAACCGGCCCTGGTGCTCTTCGCCGAACACGAGACCTTGGTGGCGCATCCGCTCTCGGAGATGCTGTACAACAACGCCCGCGGCCCCAAGTGGCGCGCCACCGTAAATAATGCCTTCCACGGCACCTTCGTGGATGCACCGGAGCGCAGTGTCTACGCCGGGCTTGTGCTCTCCTTCAGCGAGTATGTCCTCACCAATTCCCAGCGCACCCGAGCCATCTACAACGGCGAGGGCCTAGCCCAGGACTCCGAGCTGCACAATGTGCAGCGGGCTAACGTCGGCTAG
- a CDS encoding family 1 glycosylhydrolase: MLKISENKLWRRLCVVLATVALAVASPLSAPAAHAAAESDSTGSGFHWGVASSGFQVEGSNPDSNWLRYVEENQGNGKVDPVNDAVDFWNRYEEDIANAAAMGANTYRISVEWARIEPEPDRWDEEALAHYDAIINTIRSHGMTPMITMVHYVYPGWLVDRGGFLSDEAVAQFSDFADLITQRWGTPAAGQGGEDTMWVTFNEPLVFFGHEVEIGLIKAWDMPRFLNNVVAAHNAGYDAAHRANPNAMVTANEAFLPAVTGLADKVFLNRIKDKLDYVGIDYYYGLALNNLSAIHAASADFAAVRPQPDGIYEAITHFAGAFPGKPIYIVENGMPTNNGTRADGADRGDFIRDTIFWIQRAIADGYPVIGYNAWSITDNYEWGDYSARFGLYQVDILDDPTLTRRPTSGVEAYRELVSSGGVSEGYRPVNPPAFCSASTIPTSCFNPPAVDGPLARLH; encoded by the coding sequence ATGTTGAAAATTAGTGAGAATAAGCTGTGGCGGCGGCTGTGCGTCGTGCTCGCCACGGTCGCGCTAGCGGTAGCGAGCCCGCTCAGCGCCCCGGCCGCCCACGCCGCGGCCGAATCCGACAGCACCGGCTCCGGCTTTCACTGGGGCGTGGCCTCCTCCGGTTTCCAAGTAGAGGGCTCCAATCCGGACTCCAACTGGCTACGCTACGTGGAAGAAAATCAAGGTAACGGCAAGGTCGATCCGGTCAACGATGCCGTGGACTTCTGGAACCGCTACGAAGAGGATATTGCCAACGCCGCCGCAATGGGGGCCAACACCTATCGCATCTCTGTGGAATGGGCCCGCATCGAGCCAGAGCCCGACCGCTGGGACGAGGAAGCCCTCGCCCACTACGATGCGATCATCAACACCATCCGCTCCCACGGCATGACCCCGATGATCACGATGGTGCACTACGTCTACCCCGGTTGGCTCGTTGACCGCGGCGGCTTCCTCTCCGACGAGGCTGTGGCCCAATTCAGCGACTTCGCCGATCTGATCACCCAGCGCTGGGGCACCCCGGCGGCCGGCCAAGGCGGCGAGGACACCATGTGGGTGACCTTCAACGAGCCGCTCGTGTTCTTCGGCCACGAGGTCGAGATCGGTCTGATCAAGGCGTGGGACATGCCCCGCTTCCTCAACAATGTGGTGGCAGCCCACAATGCCGGCTACGATGCCGCCCACCGCGCCAACCCGAATGCCATGGTCACCGCTAATGAGGCCTTCCTGCCGGCGGTGACGGGACTGGCGGACAAGGTATTCCTTAACCGCATCAAGGACAAGCTGGACTATGTGGGCATCGATTACTACTACGGTCTGGCCCTGAACAATCTCAGTGCAATCCACGCCGCCAGCGCCGATTTCGCAGCCGTGCGCCCCCAACCGGATGGCATCTACGAGGCCATCACCCACTTCGCGGGCGCCTTCCCCGGCAAGCCCATCTACATCGTGGAAAACGGCATGCCCACGAACAATGGCACCCGCGCCGATGGGGCCGATCGGGGCGATTTCATCCGCGACACCATCTTCTGGATTCAGCGCGCTATTGCCGATGGCTATCCCGTGATCGGCTACAACGCTTGGTCCATCACCGACAACTACGAGTGGGGCGATTACTCTGCCCGCTTCGGCCTCTATCAGGTGGACATCTTGGATGACCCCACGCTCACCCGCCGCCCCACCTCCGGAGTGGAGGCCTATCGTGAGCTCGTTTCCTCCGGCGGCGTCAGCGAGGGCTACCGGCCCGTGAACCCGCCGGCCTTCTGCTCGGCTTCGACCATTCCCACCAGCTGTTTCAACCCGCCCGCTGTGGACGGCCCTCTCGCCCGCCTCCATTAG
- a CDS encoding aldo/keto reductase, whose translation MDTFTSHTGLQLPVQGLGTYKLKGSAGVESIRSGIAAGYRLLDSAYNYENEGTVGTAVRTAVRADRSAARSELVITSKLPGRYHTEALTCVEESLYRLGLNYIDLYLIHWPNPKQGLFIDAYRGLMAARDKGLIRHIGVCNFLPEHLEQVEAATGELPAVNQIELHPYFPQTEARAYHEERGIITQSWSPLNRGEVFDEPVLQEIAHAHEATVAQTILAWHRAINALAIPKASSRERQEDNMAALEVSLDTAEVEAITALGRADGRRKAQDPAVYEEF comes from the coding sequence ATGGATACCTTCACATCGCACACCGGATTGCAGCTACCCGTTCAAGGCTTGGGCACCTACAAGCTCAAGGGATCGGCAGGGGTGGAGTCCATTCGCTCCGGTATTGCCGCCGGCTACCGGCTGCTCGATAGCGCTTATAACTACGAGAATGAAGGCACGGTGGGCACGGCGGTACGCACCGCCGTGCGAGCCGATCGCAGTGCGGCGCGCTCAGAGCTAGTAATCACCTCGAAGCTGCCTGGGCGCTATCACACCGAGGCGCTCACCTGCGTGGAGGAATCCCTCTACCGGCTGGGTCTTAATTACATTGACCTCTACTTGATTCACTGGCCTAACCCCAAGCAAGGGTTATTTATCGATGCCTACCGCGGGCTTATGGCCGCCCGGGACAAAGGCCTCATCCGCCACATCGGCGTGTGCAATTTCTTGCCCGAGCACCTCGAGCAAGTAGAGGCTGCCACGGGAGAGCTGCCCGCGGTCAACCAGATCGAACTGCACCCCTATTTCCCCCAGACCGAGGCGCGCGCCTATCACGAGGAACGCGGCATCATCACCCAGTCGTGGAGCCCCCTCAACCGCGGCGAGGTCTTCGATGAGCCCGTGCTCCAGGAAATCGCCCACGCCCATGAGGCCACGGTGGCGCAGACCATTCTGGCGTGGCACCGGGCCATCAACGCCCTCGCCATCCCCAAGGCCAGCTCACGAGAGCGGCAAGAAGACAATATGGCTGCGCTGGAGGTAAGTCTGGACACCGCCGAGGTAGAGGCCATCACGGCGCTCGGACGGGCAGATGGGCGTCGAAAAGCGCAAGACCCTGCGGTCTACGAAGAGTTTTAG
- a CDS encoding DedA family protein, translated as MPDPTPDHQPQPRQGEAPVPRSAPLPPDGAGSAAESPDTAAGAAAAAGNHAAADGADASTSAEEDAGPPTPAFIASPTRRDIWLFVYFFADLVLSMIMIPLRVWLMNNPLPYALLVGGYTSAIIGGAQSTVGGTAAWVIVLCALVGALRAVPLWWMIGRWWGREYLAMVVGQSKRMRTWLTRLDRLSPPLLVGAIFISYIPFMPIRLLANLLAAIRGVSFPVVLAVNAAGVLVRNGIFAYIGIRYGEQVIDVVEQINRYALWVTIGLVVFAVISARRSKGHAPSGR; from the coding sequence GTGCCTGATCCGACACCTGATCACCAGCCGCAACCCCGTCAGGGCGAGGCCCCCGTGCCCCGTTCTGCGCCGCTTCCACCAGATGGAGCGGGCTCTGCCGCGGAATCTCCCGATACCGCAGCTGGGGCGGCGGCAGCCGCTGGTAATCACGCCGCAGCCGACGGCGCGGATGCCAGTACCTCTGCAGAGGAGGATGCTGGTCCGCCGACCCCTGCATTTATCGCGTCTCCCACTCGGCGCGATATCTGGCTGTTCGTGTATTTCTTTGCCGATCTTGTGCTCAGCATGATCATGATCCCGCTGCGGGTGTGGTTGATGAACAACCCCCTGCCCTATGCCCTACTGGTGGGCGGCTACACCTCGGCGATTATCGGCGGCGCCCAATCCACCGTGGGTGGCACCGCAGCGTGGGTGATTGTGCTGTGCGCACTCGTTGGCGCACTGCGCGCAGTGCCTTTGTGGTGGATGATTGGCCGCTGGTGGGGGCGCGAGTATTTGGCCATGGTGGTGGGCCAGTCCAAGCGCATGCGGACGTGGCTGACCCGACTGGATAGGCTCAGCCCTCCCCTGCTGGTGGGCGCGATCTTTATCTCCTATATCCCGTTTATGCCCATTCGTTTGCTCGCCAATTTGCTGGCCGCGATTCGGGGAGTGTCTTTTCCTGTGGTTCTCGCGGTCAACGCCGCCGGCGTGCTGGTGCGCAATGGCATCTTTGCCTACATCGGCATCCGCTATGGCGAACAGGTAATCGACGTGGTGGAGCAGATCAACCGCTATGCCCTGTGGGTCACCATAGGCTTGGTGGTTTTTGCCGTGATCTCCGCCCGCAGGTCCAAGGGGCACGCCCCCTCGGGCCGGTAG
- a CDS encoding DUF3068 domain-containing protein: MLPKSRIAASLMLGLAAALIAAGLFLPRALHTDSRIALDTGPVTWTLRDDKAQSRLLSSPEGRVLNAPVTKQVHFEFVDPADADTVTVKAGSTLMRESRQADQDRLITADITSYRMNRLTGLADSSATVADQMASPTRSFDIHGQWLKFEPNPANHGLEFYDSTVRRSFPVEYVEDSEIAGRAVKVYHQHIEPQNVAQSFPGVFNTARLHDDSAGFLYHEVDRRIAVDVESGLVLNIEENINDFYADAKREKPELVLVGEFRMSEENQHALAKAAEHTRGGQGIRIAGWVLLGFGEALALLALIGVFIGGRRARRAQAARDEADADS; the protein is encoded by the coding sequence ATGCTGCCAAAGTCTCGCATCGCCGCCTCGCTCATGCTCGGGTTGGCCGCCGCCCTCATCGCGGCGGGGCTGTTCTTGCCGCGCGCACTGCACACGGATTCCCGCATTGCTCTCGACACGGGCCCGGTGACGTGGACGCTACGCGATGACAAAGCGCAGTCGCGGCTGCTCAGCTCGCCCGAGGGGCGTGTGCTCAACGCGCCAGTGACCAAGCAGGTGCACTTCGAATTTGTCGATCCGGCCGATGCCGACACCGTGACGGTTAAGGCCGGATCCACCCTCATGCGGGAATCCCGCCAAGCGGATCAAGACAGGCTGATTACTGCAGACATCACCAGCTATCGCATGAACCGACTCACCGGTCTTGCCGATTCCTCAGCCACCGTGGCCGATCAGATGGCCAGTCCCACCCGTAGCTTTGATATTCACGGTCAGTGGCTGAAGTTTGAACCCAACCCCGCCAACCACGGGCTTGAGTTTTATGACTCCACCGTGCGCCGCTCTTTTCCCGTGGAGTATGTGGAGGACTCCGAGATCGCCGGCCGGGCAGTGAAGGTTTATCACCAGCACATCGAGCCCCAGAACGTGGCGCAATCCTTCCCCGGGGTGTTCAATACCGCGAGGCTGCACGATGATTCAGCTGGCTTTCTCTATCACGAGGTGGATCGCCGGATAGCGGTGGATGTTGAGAGTGGATTGGTGCTCAATATAGAGGAAAACATCAACGACTTTTATGCAGACGCCAAACGTGAGAAGCCCGAACTCGTGCTGGTGGGCGAGTTCCGTATGAGCGAGGAGAATCAGCACGCACTGGCGAAGGCCGCCGAACATACGCGCGGTGGACAGGGTATTCGGATCGCGGGCTGGGTGCTGCTAGGATTCGGTGAAGCTCTGGCGCTACTGGCGCTCATCGGAGTGTTTATCGGCGGACGTCGGGCGCGCCGCGCACAGGCTGCCCGCGACGAGGCCGACGCAGACTCATAG